In the genome of Daucus carota subsp. sativus chromosome 9, DH1 v3.0, whole genome shotgun sequence, the window atggCAAAGTGGCAAAGTAAACTATGAACGAGCTTCGAATTCAAACACAGAAAGACACAAAAAAGAGTGCAGGTTAACAATTGCCAGGgccattataaaaaaataaaatgcatGCTTAAAATGCATCCAAACATCTAGTACACATCAATATCTTAAGTAACAACAACAGCTAGGCCTAATCAACATAGAAGAGAACATTGTTGCTTATTAATTGGATGTCTAAAAATTTGCTTTATGACTTCATTTTGCAATTATACAAGGCAGTATTTAATGCTTTAAAGGATATTGTCTATACAAATCTTGTCCAAGGCAAATTTCATTACACAAAAAACTGCGAAGCAGGAGGTTGGAAATCGATTCACGCATTTCACAACTTATCTTAATCATGTAGTTTAGAAGAAACAAAACATCATTGCACTCTCACTCTGGCGAAGACTTTGAATTAGCATCTTCAAAGTTCTCAACCTGACTGAGTCCTTTAATGATGGAATTTTGGGTACATGCTGATAGCAACACACCCTTATCTTGCATATCTTCCCATAAACCTTTTGCTTCCTGTAGTTCTCCCGCTTCACAAAGCTTCTCTATCAGGTTAGTATAAGACGCTGCAGGTGGTTGAAAGCCCCAATCCAGAAGATTATATAAGAACTTCATACCTTCAACTAGTTTACCATCCTTACAGAATCTCTTTATCATAAAGTTGCAAGTATTTTCTACAAAGCCACGGTCATCAAGCATTTTCTTGAATAGATCACAAGCTGCTTCCATCTTCCCGTTCATACATAACCCAGTAATCATATTATTGTAACTCATAGTGGTGTCTTTGTAGCCTCTATCAAGAAATTCCTTGTGAAGTTCTTGAGCCCCATCAACATCACCAGCTTGAAAAAGCCGGCTGATGAAAAAAGTATATGTCTGCTCACACGGCATCATACCCTTCTCAACCATCTCACTTAATAACTTCCTTGCATCTCTGAGCAATTTGGTTCTACAAAGACCATGAATTATTGTTGTATACATGACATTATTAGGAGCATACCCTCTATCCTTGAAATTGTTAAAAATCCTAAACCCTTCCTTACTGTTGTTTGTCTTGCATAGCCAACGGATAATTTCCTGATAGATGTATATATCTTCCCTAACCATAAAATTAAAACTCTTGTCTACCAAGCCACGGTCGATACCTTTGTGATGCATTTGTTCAAACAGATCCCAAGCTAACCCAATCTTTCCATTCAAACATAACCCAGTAATCATAGTATTGTAACTCATAATACTCTGCTTGTACCCTCTTTCAAGCATTTGTTTGTAAGTCTCTTGAGCCCCGTTAATATCACCAACTTGAAAAAACCCACTAATGAGAACAATATATGTGTTCTTCCCCGGCTTCATCCCCTTTTCAATCATCTCATACAATAACTTCCTAGCATCTTCAACTTGTTTCATTTTACAAAGACCATCAATCATCGTGGCATACATGAAACTATTCAGAGCATACCCTCTACCCCTAAGATCATTAAAGATCCTATAGCCTACTCTCCCTTTATTATTCCAACACAACCAATGAATAATTTCTTGATAGATGTCTATACCCGGAAGACGACCATTAACAATCATACCATGCAGTAGTGCTGACACTCCATAATATTTCCTTTGCTTATAAAACCCCGATAATAACTTTATAAAAGCCACATTTCTCGGCACATTCCCATCTTTCAAACACTGTCGAAAAAGATCATACCCTTCCGGAAGCTTATCTTCACTACAAAGAGCCAAAATCAAACACGTAACCGTTTCAACATCGGGCTCAACACCATAACTCAACATATCCCCATACAATTTCCAAACAACATCACTCCTCCCAACTCGAATCGCACCATTCAACCCAAAATTCCAAGTCTCCAACTTCGGAACACTCCCCCTCTCAACCAACTCATCAAAAACCCCAACCCCATCTCCAATCAATCCATTCTCAAACAAACAACAAGCAAACAACTCCAACGAACCCGACCCCGGATCAAATTTAGTAAATTCAAGAAAACGCAACGCAGCATTCGCCGCCTTACTCTCAACAAGACAATCAAACATCAATCCAAGCAACTTCTCATCACTAGGTACCTCAAATTGACTACAAACCCAATAAAAAAATCTAATCTTTAACATAACATTACTTTGTTGCTTCACAAATTCACATAACAAATTAGTATCCGAAAAATCGATACCTGAGAAATCAGAAACAAGGGTGTTTTCCCATCTGGGTCGGCTTCTAACATACTTAGAAACATCTTTTGCAACCTGGGTCAAGCTTTCTTGCTTGTCAATGCTTGAATTCAACTGATCTTTAGAACTAATACTAATGTTTCTAATATGAAAGGTGGGATTTTTAGGGGTTTGGCGAAGAAAAAACAATGTAAAAAATGATGGGTATCTTGCCATTTAGTATAGGCTTGTATAATTAGTGTATATACAAGCTCATGAATATAGTGTGATTTGTGTTAGTGTTTTTTTTGATGTAGACAAGGGTGAAACTACCTGGGGATTGAAAGAACGAAATGGAGGGACTAGTTCGGGTCGACCCGAATCTAATTTTTTCCCCCTCGAGGAGACGATCTCAtttagggttttatatcaaactggccacccATTACGTCAAAATGTCTCACTTTACCCACCCATCTCATCGGGGGCTCGTTTGAGCCActgtaaacaaaatatatatcattttacccacaatACTATTCAgacatttttatttaatcatttataaaaaattaaccatttatttttttgttacaaaACCACCTCGAGtaccttcataattgtctctagtatttatcaaaataatttggaaattaataaagcaacatagctatttattaaaaaaaatatttagaaataaatatatatatttatgtgatcaccCTAAGTATGTTGCCTTAcaaatttctaaattattttgataaataatagagacaattatgaaggtaCTCAAAGTGATTTTGTAGTAAAAAACCAAAcgattgattttttataaatgattaagtaaataggtataaatagaaatgtgagtaaaatgatatatatttggtttaaagTGGCTTAAACGAATCCACGATGAGATGGGTGGGTAAAATGAGACATTTTGACGTAATgggtggccagtttgatatatAACCCTCTCATTTatgataatcaaattttaattgaatataattatatatttttaaagagCGTATTCAGATTTACAAGCATTTTTATATACACGTAATTTGTATGGttcaatcaagatttttatccaaattaattaaaaattttgatttaaattctaTCAAAGCTTTGTCAATTataacttttataaaatatttttcggtTTATCATTATATTCTTATTTGACAAATTTACCGAaaatttcacataaattggtagTTAACTGATTAGttttaatttctattttttgtaactattttgtttttttgaaacaattttttgtaCTATTATTCGTATGTTACTAGCATGATGGTTTggtactaaaaaaaaaaaattataatattacatgCTAGTGATGATATATGGAGCTGTGattaatgataatgatatggTGACTGAATCACTTATTTTTtcgaataataatttaatttgaatgaCTACTTTTTGGCTACTACTTTACTTTTCAActtgtaaaataaaattgttattAGTTATATGATTACTTTTCATGATTATCTTTAATTTTCTCAAAATAGCTTCAATTATCGCTCAGGTAGGTCTCggagtttttttgttttttttttttatgaaaaagggTTACTGTCGAAACCCTTGCCTCTGTGTTTGAAACACAGTCTAAATTTCAACCTTACATTTTATTTCAAGTGCTGCTCCTACTGCTCTGCTACCAAGTACAGTAGATTGTTTCGGTTCTGGAGCAAACTCAAACCAATCTTATCTTGTCAAGGCAACAGATAACTCCATAGGCTTTGATCACTGCCAAGATAATTGCAGGACAAAGTTGATGTACCTGTAAAGAAAACTGATGTCGAAAGGAATGGTATTGGTAGGATTGTTTGGTTCCATAACACGTTGAAAGAAGGCTTTTTGCTCATCTGGAACTCGTTAACAGACTGCAAAAAGTGTGAGAACTCCCCGTCATTACACCAAAATGCCAACTGCCACTTCCGATCATCTCTCCAAAGCTCTCTGACATCTAATTCTTACCCTAACTTACGACGGAGTGAACAAGTTCAAGACTACTGATAACTGATGGAGATTGTGTCGTTTCCCTCTAAATATGCTCCATGCTTATGCAATCCATCAGTTCTCAGACTTACCAATCACCTCCGTTTACCTACTTTTGTTCTAAAATCTACAAAAAGAAGTGAAGAGCTTGTCTGCCTACTGGTTTTACAGTTTTCAACAATGTAGTCTATTAAACCACGTAATACTGCTTCCAAAGTTTTAGCTACAAAACAGTAACAAGAGAAACCTTACCCAAGAACTACTTAATATATGCAAAATCAACTAGAATTTCTCATATGATAACAGGTTCCAAACTTCTCTGTTATCGAACCACATCACTGCCCAGTTTCCACCATGACACAGCCATGCCAGGCAGCCAGATTAAACTCCATACCAGTCTCAGGTTTACTAAAGAAGTAAAGATTGATGCTTTGCATGCCAATAATTAACGTATTAAGCATGAATATATGAATGTTCGATGTGTTGGATTATCAAAACAAATATCAGTGTTTAAAAGAACATGCCTCAGCTCAGAAGAAGTAAAGTCTGGGGCAAGGGAAAATGCAACTATAAGATCATTCAAGAGAATTTGCCGTAGTTTCTAATTCATTAGAATGGAAATTATATCCTCGTCAATCAAATAAATGATTAAACACAGCTTAAGAGCATAAAGTCTCAGAGAACAAAGTGATATACCAAGCTACAACTTGAACaaaaaaccaaacatactcTCTGGAAAACCCACAGTTCATCAGAAAATATATGCCTGTTAATAAAAACTAAAAGTGATAATATTGAAACACCGCTGAACCAAGTACAGTTCCATTCCAGAATTTAAAAACAGCCTATTTTGAACATAGTTGTCATGTAATTTATACTTTTCAAGTACTTGTCAAAAGTTGTGGGGGAAAAAGTACCACTAATTTGAAAATGTACTGAACTGTAATTACAAATGTAATTACATACCCGACTCAAACCTCGAAACTGAAAACTAAAGACCTGTTCAACTTTGGATTTAGGGAGGGGTGAAAACTAGAACAGGGAGTTTCTTATAGAAaggagaagaaaaagaaaaagaaagtccGATTAAAGTCGTCTCAACTTGGCTCAAATAGATTCCTAATTTTGCCAAGAAAGATTTCTTCTACCTTCATGCATGATCTCGAAAGCTACTTTATATCTTTCAATAGATGTTGCCCCTGCCTCTATGTAATTACGGGCTTCTTCTCTCAAACTCCACAACATCAAAGGCTTGTAGTCTTGATAGCTGCCTCCGGAATCAACATCCCGTAAAATTCCATACTTCGCATTTTTGGTCCAACGATGTAGTATATAGCGAGATGGAAGTTCCCTTATGTTCACTATTTGGAAAACCTTTAGCGCATGTCTACACAGGACACCTTCAAATTCAAACATCTTACAGCTGCAACTGATATTAAGATTGGATGCATTGAAGGCAACTGTCTTACTTTCCTCTCCATTGCCACACTTTTGCACCAAATATCTACTAATGGCACCTTCAACGTTTAACTTTATTCCAGCATAACCATAGCATTCTAAGAGCTCCTTCTGAAACACTTTAAACATTGAGATTGTGTAAAGTCTTCGACATTGTTCTTCTATGGGGTCTTTGGTGTGCAAGATAGGTTGCAAGTTGAATGAACTAAAATCTTCTTTCTTCTCCTCCTCGTTACGCTGCTCAAGACCTTTCTCATATCGTACAATAAATTCGTGAAGGGGTGTTTGAGACGTTAAAATATTACCGAAATATGGCTTCATCCCATCCACATGGATGCCTGCAAAAAATGTTCCCCTTATATACAACGGAACCCAGCTTTTGCGCATCTGGTACATTTCCTTCAACCAAACATTTTCCTTTAAGTTGTACTTGCTGAGAAGCACATTCCAAGAAAGATCAAATTCATTTGCTGTCTGACTCTGCAAAATGCAAGTTTGATATTCATATTTGAATTCATCATTTATGGAGAATAGGGCCCCCAAATTCTCTTCCATTTTTTGACATGTGGAAAAGCGATGATGTGTTCTGGGAAAGACTTCTGCAATTGATTGTTGAATAGGTTTCCCCTGATCCGCTGTTATTGACAAAGGATGGCGACCTGACATAGCCCTAAGCCATGCCTTAAACACCCAAGTAAAGGACTCCTCAGAATCATCTGCGATTAAAGCACAGCCAAGAAGTACTGGTTGCCTGTGGTGATTAACCCCAACAAAACAAGCTAACGGAACAGAATAACTGCCTCTCCTATATGTTGTATCAAAAAAAATGGCATCCCCGAACTGTGAGCAAGCAAATCTAGAATGTCCATCAGCCCAGAACATGCTCATGCATCTTCCGTCATCTGCTTCCACTGCATAAAAAAATCCTGTATCTTCTGCTTGCTTAGACTGAAAATATTCTATAAGCACATGATACCATTCACTTCCAATGTTACTTCTCCGTCCTCTTCCCACAGGACTTAAGCCGCCATTTGCTTCAGTTAGATCTGTATTTTCTAAACCATTTCCTAGTTCGTCCCTAAATCCCTTTGGCAGAGTAAAAGTTCCACTAGCATCAACAGGGCAGTCCATTGCATGATTGTGTTCCATATCAAGACGATCAACAATCCATCTTCCTGATGACTGTTTTTGTATCCTCAAGAATGCTGAGCAACCAACTCTTGAAGGGTGCTGATGACCTTCCTTCGAGCAAACAAATCTTCTGGATGTAACAGAACCATCTTTTTTAGATCGGAACAACTGACCAATCCGAACTTTGAATCCTACGCTAGCAGCATATATATGGTAATATCTGTAAGCTTCTAAAGCATTATTAAATTCAAGACCTTTGTACGGTTCTCCTCTAACTACTACGCTGGTTTCTTCTTGCACTTCCTCCCTTTTAAGACGTTTACGATCCATTGCGCCAGATGGGATATCCTCCTCAACCGAACTAATTCCAGTTCTGGTGGACAAACCGACAGATGATCTTGGGGAAGGAAGGGATTTCCTTTGTATACGCGGTGGATGAATCTCACCAGGAAGTTCAAGATCGTGATTGTGTTCCTTGTTGACATTGGCTAGCATCCACTTTCCGGAGTCATCTTTTTGTACCCTGATGTAAGCTGGGCATCCAGTTCGCGTATTTGTCTGAAAACCCTCTTTTGAACAAACAAATTTGCGGGAAATAACTGACCCATCCACCCTGGATCGATAAAGCTGACCTATCCTAATTCGGAATCCATTCCGGGTtgcataaatattataaaactctTGTGCACTTTCTGCTGAATCAAACTCTAACCCCACATATGGTTCAAGTCTTAAATCTTCTCCATCTTCTCGGTGGTTATTATTTGTTGGGATACTTAGACCAGCTGGTACAGCCCTTAAAGGCATGGCATGCTCGAACTCTTCCATATTCATTTTAGTATCTGAGCAAGCACATACAAAATCCATGTAAGAAAGAACACCCGTTTATTTAAAATGCAGTCATATTGAATCCTAACATATCAGATCTAAGTGCCCCTTTCATAAACCACAGCTAGGTCGTGACCCTCATAACAAAATAAACATTGTAAGACATCAGTATTTGACAATATGATGGTAGGCCAGAAGTTCAAGAGAACTAAGAGCTGTGAAGGTAAAAAAAGCTATTTTctttactttttgaaaaaactttgTTCCAACGTGGCAagctatttatttcaaaaatccaCTTTACGACAAAGTAAGAGCGTACTGTAGTGCCTAATAATCAATTAAACTATTCCTTTTAGGTAATTAATCTAATCACCAACCCCCACGTCACCTAGGAAACCAGTATAACATTATACAGGACCACATTACATATGCAAAATTCATCATTCAATATAACGACAGATAACGTTTTCAAATTCCCTTACTCTACACATATAAGCAGCACAACAACCCGCCATGTCTAACCCTACACTATCCACAAATCAGCCCGCCATAATGTCATGCCTAAGAATCAATTAAACTATTCCTTTTAGGTAATAATCTAACCGCCCAACCCACCACGTCCACCAAGGAACCCAGTATAACATTATCAAGGATCGCATTAAATATGCAAGATTCATTAT includes:
- the LOC108200389 gene encoding pentatricopeptide repeat-containing protein At5g18950 encodes the protein MARYPSFFTLFFLRQTPKNPTFHIRNISISSKDQLNSSIDKQESLTQVAKDVSKYVRSRPRWENTLVSDFSGIDFSDTNLLCEFVKQQSNVMLKIRFFYWVCSQFEVPSDEKLLGLMFDCLVESKAANAALRFLEFTKFDPGSGSLELFACCLFENGLIGDGVGVFDELVERGSVPKLETWNFGLNGAIRVGRSDVVWKLYGDMLSYGVEPDVETVTCLILALCSEDKLPEGYDLFRQCLKDGNVPRNVAFIKLLSGFYKQRKYYGVSALLHGMIVNGRLPGIDIYQEIIHWLCWNNKGRVGYRIFNDLRGRGYALNSFMYATMIDGLCKMKQVEDARKLLYEMIEKGMKPGKNTYIVLISGFFQVGDINGAQETYKQMLERGYKQSIMSYNTMITGLCLNGKIGLAWDLFEQMHHKGIDRGLVDKSFNFMVREDIYIYQEIIRWLCKTNNSKEGFRIFNNFKDRGYAPNNVMYTTIIHGLCRTKLLRDARKLLSEMVEKGMMPCEQTYTFFISRLFQAGDVDGAQELHKEFLDRGYKDTTMSYNNMITGLCMNGKMEAACDLFKKMLDDRGFVENTCNFMIKRFCKDGKLVEGMKFLYNLLDWGFQPPAASYTNLIEKLCEAGELQEAKGLWEDMQDKGVLLSACTQNSIIKGLSQVENFEDANSKSSPE
- the LOC108203118 gene encoding protein FAR1-RELATED SEQUENCE 7-like — its product is MNMEEFEHAMPLRAVPAGLSIPTNNNHREDGEDLRLEPYVGLEFDSAESAQEFYNIYATRNGFRIRIGQLYRSRVDGSVISRKFVCSKEGFQTNTRTGCPAYIRVQKDDSGKWMLANVNKEHNHDLELPGEIHPPRIQRKSLPSPRSSVGLSTRTGISSVEEDIPSGAMDRKRLKREEVQEETSVVVRGEPYKGLEFNNALEAYRYYHIYAASVGFKVRIGQLFRSKKDGSVTSRRFVCSKEGHQHPSRVGCSAFLRIQKQSSGRWIVDRLDMEHNHAMDCPVDASGTFTLPKGFRDELGNGLENTDLTEANGGLSPVGRGRRSNIGSEWYHVLIEYFQSKQAEDTGFFYAVEADDGRCMSMFWADGHSRFACSQFGDAIFFDTTYRRGSYSVPLACFVGVNHHRQPVLLGCALIADDSEESFTWVFKAWLRAMSGRHPLSITADQGKPIQQSIAEVFPRTHHRFSTCQKMEENLGALFSINDEFKYEYQTCILQSQTANEFDLSWNVLLSKYNLKENVWLKEMYQMRKSWVPLYIRGTFFAGIHVDGMKPYFGNILTSQTPLHEFIVRYEKGLEQRNEEEKKEDFSSFNLQPILHTKDPIEEQCRRLYTISMFKVFQKELLECYGYAGIKLNVEGAISRYLVQKCGNGEESKTVAFNASNLNISCSCKMFEFEGVLCRHALKVFQIVNIRELPSRYILHRWTKNAKYGILRDVDSGGSYQDYKPLMLWSLREEARNYIEAGATSIERYKVAFEIMHEGRRNLSWQN